The following coding sequences are from one Macaca nemestrina isolate mMacNem1 chromosome 1, mMacNem.hap1, whole genome shotgun sequence window:
- the LOC105483146 gene encoding polyamine-transporting ATPase 13A2 isoform X5, translated as MSADSSPLVGSTPTGYGTLTIGTSIDPLSSSVSSVRLSGYCGSPWRVIGYHVVVWMMAGIPLLLFRWKPLWGVRLRLRPCNLARAETLVIEIRDKEDSSWQLFTVQVQTEAIGEGSLEPPPQAQVEDGRSQAAVGAVPEGAWKDTAQLHKSEEAKRMLRYYLFQGQRYVWIETQQAFYQVSLLDHGRSCDDIHRSRHGLSLQDQTVRKAIYGPNVISVPVKSYPQLLVDEALNPYYGFQAFSIALWLADHYYWYALCIFLISAISICLSLYKTRKQSQTLRDMVKLSMRVCVCRPGGEEEWVDSSELVPGDCLVLPQEGGLMPCDAALVAGECMVNESSLTGESVPVLKTALPEGLGPYCAETHRRHTLFCGTLVLQARAYVGPHVLAVVTRTGFCTAKGGLVSSILHPRPINFKFYKHSMKFVAALSVLALLGTIYSIFILYRNRLPLNEIVIRALDLVTVVVPPALPAAMTVCTLYAQGRLRRQGIFCIHPLRINLGGKLQLVCFDKTGTLTEDGLDVMGVVPLKGQAFLPLVPEPRRLPVGPLLRALATCHALSRLQDTPVGDPMDLKMVESTGWVLEEEPAADSAFGTQVLAVMRPPLWEPQLQGMEEPPVPVSVLCRFPFSSALQRMSVVVAWPGASQPEAYVKGSPELVAGLCNPETVPTDFAQMLQSYTAAGYRVVALASKSLPTVSSLEAAQQLTRDTVERELSLLGLLVMRNLLKPQTTPVIQALRRTRIRAVMVTGDNLQTAVTVARGCGMVAPQEHLIIVHATHPERGQPASLEFLPMESPTVVNGIKVLVQGTVFARMAPEQKTELVCELQKLQYCVGMCGDGANDCGALKAADVGISLSQAEASVVSPFTSSMASIECVPMVIREGRCSLDTSFSVFKYMALYSLTQFISVLILYTINTNLGDLQFLAIDLVITTTVAVLMSRTGPALALGRVRPPGALLSVPVLSSLLLQVALVTGVQLGGYFLTLAQPWFVPLNRTVPAPDNLPNYENTVVFSLSSFQYLILAAAVSKGAPFRRPLYTNERARPVPPRLLAPPPAQADLQEAFQAAGTRAGRAALATAARRPPEVVQAYGHPRHWNSLPLSHQLDPSPATPPPPPPTSPRLAIVYTPPPRPPPPWGSVDCCPPPRTIPSRNGSPQLLSALLSV; from the exons ATGAGCGCAG ACAGCAGCCCTCTCGTGGGCAGCACGCCCACCGGTTATGGGACCCTGACGATAGGGACATCAATAGATCCCCTCAGCTCCTCAGTTTCATCCGTG AGGCTCAGCGGCTACTGTGGCAGTCCATGGAGGGTCATCGGCTATCACGTCGTGGTCTGGATGATGGCTGGGATCCCTTTGCTGCTCTTCCGTTGGAAGCCCCTGTGGGGGGTGCGGCTGCGGCTCCGGCCCTGCAACCTGGCCCGCGCAGAAACACTCGTTATCGAAATAAGAGACAAAGAG GATAGTTCCTGGCAGCTCTTCACTGTCCAGGTGCAGACTGAGGCCATCGGTGAGGGCAG cctggAGCCGCCCCCACAGGCCCAGGTGGAGGATGGCCGGAGCCAGGCGGCAGTGGGGGCAGTACCAGAGGGTGCCTGGAAGGATACGGCCCAGCTCCACAAGAGCGAGGAGGCG AAGCGGATGCTGCGGTATTACCTCTTCCAGGGCCAGCGCTATGTCTGGATCGAGACCCAGCAAGCCTTCTACCAGGTCAG CCTGCTGGACCACGGCCGCTCTTGTGACGACATCCACCGCTCCCGCcatggcctcagcctccaggaccAAACGGTGAG GAAGGCCATTTATGGCCCCAACGTGATCAGCGTACCGGTCAAGTCCTACCCCCAGCTGCTGGTGGACGAG gcaTTGAACCCGTACTATGGGTTCCAGGCCTTCAGCATCGCGCTGTGGCTGGCTGACCACTACTACTGGTACGCCCTGTGCATCTTCCTCATTTCCGCCATCTCCATCTGCCTGTCGCTGTACAAGACCAGAAAG CAAAGCCAGACTCTAAGGGACATGGTCAAGCTGTCCATGCGGGTGTGCGTGTGCCGGCCAGGGGGAG AGGAAGAGTGGGTGGACTCCAGTGAGCTAGTGCCCGGAGACTGCCTGGTGCTGCCCCAGGAGGGTGGGCTGATGCCTTGCGATGCGGCCCTGGTGGCCGGCGAGTGCATGGTGAATGAGAGCTCTCTGACAG GAGAGAGCGTTCCAGTGCTGAAGACGGCGCTGCCTGAGGGGCTGGGGCCCTACTGTGCAGAGACACACCGGCGGCACACGCTCTTCTGCGGGACCCTCGTCTTGCAGGCCCGGGCCTATGTGGGACCTCACGTCCTGGCAGTGGTGACCCGCACAG ggTTCTGCACGGCAAAAGGGGGCCTGGTGAGCTCCATCTTGCACCCCCGGCCCATCAACTTCAAGTTCTATAAACACAGCATGAAGTTTGTGGCTGCCCTCTCTGTCCTGG CTCTCCTCGGCACCATCTACAGCATCTTCATCCTCTACCGAAACCGG CTGCCTCTGAACGAGATTGTGATCCGGGCTCTGGACCTGGTGACCGTGGTGGTGCCGCCCGCCCTGCCTGCTGCCATGACCGTGTGCACGCTCTATGCCCAGGGCCGGCTGCGAAGACAGGGCATCTTTTGCATCCACCCACTGCGCATCAACCTGGGCGGCAAGCTGCAGCTGGTGTGTTTCGACAAG ACGGGCACCCTCACTGAGGACGGCTTAGATGTGATGGGGGTGGTGCCCCTGAAGGGGCAGGCATTCCTGCCACTGGTCCCAGAGCCCCGCCGCCTGCCCGTGGGGCCCCTGCTCCGAGCACTGGCCACCTGCCATGCCCTCAGCCGACTCCAGGACACCCCCGTGGGCGACCCCATGGACTTGAAGATGGTGGAGTCTACTGGCTGG gTCCTGGAGGAGGAGCCGGCCGCAGACTCGGCATTTGGGACCCAGGTCTTGGCAGTGATGAGACCCCCACTTTGGGAGCCCCAGCTGCAGGGAATG GAGGAGCCCCCGGTGCCAGTCAGCGTCCTCTGCCGCTTCCCCTTCTCCTCGGCTCTGCAGCGCATGAGTGTGGTGGTGGCGTGGCCAGGGGCCTCTCAGCCCGAGGCCTACGTCAAAGGCTCCCCGGAGCTGGTGGCAGGGCTCTGCAACCCCGAGACAG TGCCCACCGACTTCGCCCAGATGCTGCAGAGCTACACAGCTGCTGGCTACCGCGTCGTGGCCCTGGCCAGCAAGTCACTgcccactgtgtccagcctagaGGCAGCCCAGCAACTGACAAG GGACACTGTGGAACGAGAGCTGAGCCTCCTGGGGCTGCTGGTCATGAGGAACCTACTGAAGCCGCAGACAACGCCAGTTATCCAGGCTCTGCGGAGGACCCGCATCCGTGCCGTCATGGTGACAG GGGACAACCTGCAGACAGCAGTTACTGTGGCCCGGGGCTGTGGCATGGTGGCCCCCCAGGAGCATCTGATCATCGTCCACGCCACCCACCCTGAGCGGGGTCAGCCTGCCTCTCTCGAGTTCCTGCCGATGGAGTCCCCCACAGTTGTGAATGGCATTAAG GTCCTGGTCCAGGGCACTGTCTTCGCCCGCATGGCCCCTGAGCAGAAGACAGAGCTGGTGTGCGAGCTACAGAAGCTTCA GTACTGCGTGGGCATGTGCGGAGACGGCGCCAATGACTGTGGGGCCCTGAAGGCGGCCGATGTCGGCATCTCGCTGTCCCAGGCAGAAGCGTCAGTGGTCTCGCCTTTCACCTCGAGCATGGCCAGTATTGAGTGCGTGCCCATGGTCATCAG GGAGGGGCGCTGTTCCCTTGACACTTCATTCAGCGTCTTCAAGTACATGGCCCTGTACAGCCTGACCCAGTTCATCTCCGTCCTGATCCTCTACACG ATCAACACCAACCTGGGTGACCTGCAGTTCCTGGCCATTGACCTGGTCATCACTACCACAGTGGCAGTGCTCATGAGCCGCACGGGGCCAGCGCTGGCCCTGGGGCGGGTGCGGCCGCCGGGGGCGCTGCTCAGCGTGCCCGTGCTCAGCAGCCTGCTGCTGCAGGTGGCCCTGGTGACCGGCGTGCAGCTAGGGGGCTACTTCCTGACCCTGGCCCAGCCGTG GTTCGTGCCTCTGAACAGGACAGTGCCCGCACCAGACAACCTGCCCAACTATGAGAACACCGTGGTCTTCTCTCTGTCCAGCTTCCAGTACCTCATCCTGGCTGCAGCTGTGTCCAAGGGGGCGCCCTTCCGCCGGCCCCTCTACACCAATG AGCGTGCTAGACCAGTGCCTCCCCGCCTGCTTGCGCCGCCTCCGGCCCAAGCGGACCTCCAAGAAGCGTTTCAAGCAGCTGGAACGAGAGCTGGCCGAGCAGCCCTGGCCACTGCTGCCCGCCGGCCCCCTGAGGTAGTGCAGGCCTACGGGCACCCCAGACACTGGAACTCCCTGCCTCTGAGCCACCAACTGGACCCCTCTCCAGCGACACCACCGCCACCACCTCCCACATCCCCAAGGTTGGCGATTGTCTACACTCCTCCCCCGAGGCCACCCCCACCGTGGGGAAGCGTTGACTGCTGTCCCCCACCTCGGACCATCCCGAGTAGGAATGGCAGCCCCCAACTCCTCTCAGCGCTGCTGTCAGTGTAG
- the LOC105483146 gene encoding polyamine-transporting ATPase 13A2 isoform X1, whose translation MSADSSPLVGSTPTGYGTLTIGTSIDPLSSSVSSVRLSGYCGSPWRVIGYHVVVWMMAGIPLLLFRWKPLWGVRLRLRPCNLARAETLVIEIRDKEDSSWQLFTVQVQTEAIGEGSLEPPPQAQVEDGRSQAAVGAVPEGAWKDTAQLHKSEEAKRMLRYYLFQGQRYVWIETQQAFYQVSLLDHGRSCDDIHRSRHGLSLQDQTVRKAIYGPNVISVPVKSYPQLLVDEALNPYYGFQAFSIALWLADHYYWYALCIFLISAISICLSLYKTRKQSQTLRDMVKLSMRVCVCRPGGEEEWVDSSELVPGDCLVLPQEGGLMPCDAALVAGECMVNESSLTGESVPVLKTALPEGLGPYCAETHRRHTLFCGTLVLQARAYVGPHVLAVVTRTGFCTAKGGLVSSILHPRPINFKFYKHSMKFVAALSVLALLGTIYSIFILYRNRLPLNEIVIRALDLVTVVVPPALPAAMTVCTLYAQGRLRRQGIFCIHPLRINLGGKLQLVCFDKTGTLTEDGLDVMGVVPLKGQAFLPLVPEPRRLPVGPLLRALATCHALSRLQDTPVGDPMDLKMVESTGWVLEEEPAADSAFGTQVLAVMRPPLWEPQLQGMEEPPVPVSVLCRFPFSSALQRMSVVVAWPGASQPEAYVKGSPELVAGLCNPETVPTDFAQMLQSYTAAGYRVVALASKSLPTVSSLEAAQQLTRDTVERELSLLGLLVMRNLLKPQTTPVIQALRRTRIRAVMVTGDNLQTAVTVARGCGMVAPQEHLIIVHATHPERGQPASLEFLPMESPTVVNGIKDPDQAASYTVEPDPRSRHLALSGPTFGIIMKHFPKLLPKVLVQGTVFARMAPEQKTELVCELQKLQYCVGMCGDGANDCGALKAADVGISLSQAEASVVSPFTSSMASIECVPMVIREGRCSLDTSFSVFKYMALYSLTQFISVLILYTINTNLGDLQFLAIDLVITTTVAVLMSRTGPALALGRVRPPGALLSVPVLSSLLLQVALVTGVQLGGYFLTLAQPWFVPLNRTVPAPDNLPNYENTVVFSLSSFQYLILAAAVSKGAPFRRPLYTNERARPVPPRLLAPPPAQADLQEAFQAAGTRAGRAALATAARRPPEVVQAYGHPRHWNSLPLSHQLDPSPATPPPPPPTSPRLAIVYTPPPRPPPPWGSVDCCPPPRTIPSRNGSPQLLSALLSV comes from the exons ATGAGCGCAG ACAGCAGCCCTCTCGTGGGCAGCACGCCCACCGGTTATGGGACCCTGACGATAGGGACATCAATAGATCCCCTCAGCTCCTCAGTTTCATCCGTG AGGCTCAGCGGCTACTGTGGCAGTCCATGGAGGGTCATCGGCTATCACGTCGTGGTCTGGATGATGGCTGGGATCCCTTTGCTGCTCTTCCGTTGGAAGCCCCTGTGGGGGGTGCGGCTGCGGCTCCGGCCCTGCAACCTGGCCCGCGCAGAAACACTCGTTATCGAAATAAGAGACAAAGAG GATAGTTCCTGGCAGCTCTTCACTGTCCAGGTGCAGACTGAGGCCATCGGTGAGGGCAG cctggAGCCGCCCCCACAGGCCCAGGTGGAGGATGGCCGGAGCCAGGCGGCAGTGGGGGCAGTACCAGAGGGTGCCTGGAAGGATACGGCCCAGCTCCACAAGAGCGAGGAGGCG AAGCGGATGCTGCGGTATTACCTCTTCCAGGGCCAGCGCTATGTCTGGATCGAGACCCAGCAAGCCTTCTACCAGGTCAG CCTGCTGGACCACGGCCGCTCTTGTGACGACATCCACCGCTCCCGCcatggcctcagcctccaggaccAAACGGTGAG GAAGGCCATTTATGGCCCCAACGTGATCAGCGTACCGGTCAAGTCCTACCCCCAGCTGCTGGTGGACGAG gcaTTGAACCCGTACTATGGGTTCCAGGCCTTCAGCATCGCGCTGTGGCTGGCTGACCACTACTACTGGTACGCCCTGTGCATCTTCCTCATTTCCGCCATCTCCATCTGCCTGTCGCTGTACAAGACCAGAAAG CAAAGCCAGACTCTAAGGGACATGGTCAAGCTGTCCATGCGGGTGTGCGTGTGCCGGCCAGGGGGAG AGGAAGAGTGGGTGGACTCCAGTGAGCTAGTGCCCGGAGACTGCCTGGTGCTGCCCCAGGAGGGTGGGCTGATGCCTTGCGATGCGGCCCTGGTGGCCGGCGAGTGCATGGTGAATGAGAGCTCTCTGACAG GAGAGAGCGTTCCAGTGCTGAAGACGGCGCTGCCTGAGGGGCTGGGGCCCTACTGTGCAGAGACACACCGGCGGCACACGCTCTTCTGCGGGACCCTCGTCTTGCAGGCCCGGGCCTATGTGGGACCTCACGTCCTGGCAGTGGTGACCCGCACAG ggTTCTGCACGGCAAAAGGGGGCCTGGTGAGCTCCATCTTGCACCCCCGGCCCATCAACTTCAAGTTCTATAAACACAGCATGAAGTTTGTGGCTGCCCTCTCTGTCCTGG CTCTCCTCGGCACCATCTACAGCATCTTCATCCTCTACCGAAACCGG CTGCCTCTGAACGAGATTGTGATCCGGGCTCTGGACCTGGTGACCGTGGTGGTGCCGCCCGCCCTGCCTGCTGCCATGACCGTGTGCACGCTCTATGCCCAGGGCCGGCTGCGAAGACAGGGCATCTTTTGCATCCACCCACTGCGCATCAACCTGGGCGGCAAGCTGCAGCTGGTGTGTTTCGACAAG ACGGGCACCCTCACTGAGGACGGCTTAGATGTGATGGGGGTGGTGCCCCTGAAGGGGCAGGCATTCCTGCCACTGGTCCCAGAGCCCCGCCGCCTGCCCGTGGGGCCCCTGCTCCGAGCACTGGCCACCTGCCATGCCCTCAGCCGACTCCAGGACACCCCCGTGGGCGACCCCATGGACTTGAAGATGGTGGAGTCTACTGGCTGG gTCCTGGAGGAGGAGCCGGCCGCAGACTCGGCATTTGGGACCCAGGTCTTGGCAGTGATGAGACCCCCACTTTGGGAGCCCCAGCTGCAGGGAATG GAGGAGCCCCCGGTGCCAGTCAGCGTCCTCTGCCGCTTCCCCTTCTCCTCGGCTCTGCAGCGCATGAGTGTGGTGGTGGCGTGGCCAGGGGCCTCTCAGCCCGAGGCCTACGTCAAAGGCTCCCCGGAGCTGGTGGCAGGGCTCTGCAACCCCGAGACAG TGCCCACCGACTTCGCCCAGATGCTGCAGAGCTACACAGCTGCTGGCTACCGCGTCGTGGCCCTGGCCAGCAAGTCACTgcccactgtgtccagcctagaGGCAGCCCAGCAACTGACAAG GGACACTGTGGAACGAGAGCTGAGCCTCCTGGGGCTGCTGGTCATGAGGAACCTACTGAAGCCGCAGACAACGCCAGTTATCCAGGCTCTGCGGAGGACCCGCATCCGTGCCGTCATGGTGACAG GGGACAACCTGCAGACAGCAGTTACTGTGGCCCGGGGCTGTGGCATGGTGGCCCCCCAGGAGCATCTGATCATCGTCCACGCCACCCACCCTGAGCGGGGTCAGCCTGCCTCTCTCGAGTTCCTGCCGATGGAGTCCCCCACAGTTGTGAATGGCATTAAG GATCCTGACCAGGCTGCAAGCTACACCGTGGAGCCAGACCCCCGATCCAGGCACCTGGCCCTCAGCGGGCCCACCTTTGGTATCATTATGAAGCACTTCCCCAAGCTGCTGCCCAAG GTCCTGGTCCAGGGCACTGTCTTCGCCCGCATGGCCCCTGAGCAGAAGACAGAGCTGGTGTGCGAGCTACAGAAGCTTCA GTACTGCGTGGGCATGTGCGGAGACGGCGCCAATGACTGTGGGGCCCTGAAGGCGGCCGATGTCGGCATCTCGCTGTCCCAGGCAGAAGCGTCAGTGGTCTCGCCTTTCACCTCGAGCATGGCCAGTATTGAGTGCGTGCCCATGGTCATCAG GGAGGGGCGCTGTTCCCTTGACACTTCATTCAGCGTCTTCAAGTACATGGCCCTGTACAGCCTGACCCAGTTCATCTCCGTCCTGATCCTCTACACG ATCAACACCAACCTGGGTGACCTGCAGTTCCTGGCCATTGACCTGGTCATCACTACCACAGTGGCAGTGCTCATGAGCCGCACGGGGCCAGCGCTGGCCCTGGGGCGGGTGCGGCCGCCGGGGGCGCTGCTCAGCGTGCCCGTGCTCAGCAGCCTGCTGCTGCAGGTGGCCCTGGTGACCGGCGTGCAGCTAGGGGGCTACTTCCTGACCCTGGCCCAGCCGTG GTTCGTGCCTCTGAACAGGACAGTGCCCGCACCAGACAACCTGCCCAACTATGAGAACACCGTGGTCTTCTCTCTGTCCAGCTTCCAGTACCTCATCCTGGCTGCAGCTGTGTCCAAGGGGGCGCCCTTCCGCCGGCCCCTCTACACCAATG AGCGTGCTAGACCAGTGCCTCCCCGCCTGCTTGCGCCGCCTCCGGCCCAAGCGGACCTCCAAGAAGCGTTTCAAGCAGCTGGAACGAGAGCTGGCCGAGCAGCCCTGGCCACTGCTGCCCGCCGGCCCCCTGAGGTAGTGCAGGCCTACGGGCACCCCAGACACTGGAACTCCCTGCCTCTGAGCCACCAACTGGACCCCTCTCCAGCGACACCACCGCCACCACCTCCCACATCCCCAAGGTTGGCGATTGTCTACACTCCTCCCCCGAGGCCACCCCCACCGTGGGGAAGCGTTGACTGCTGTCCCCCACCTCGGACCATCCCGAGTAGGAATGGCAGCCCCCAACTCCTCTCAGCGCTGCTGTCAGTGTAG
- the LOC105483146 gene encoding polyamine-transporting ATPase 13A2 isoform X6 produces MSADSSPLVGSTPTGYGTLTIGTSIDPLSSSVSSVRLSGYCGSPWRVIGYHVVVWMMAGIPLLLFRWKPLWGVRLRLRPCNLARAETLVIEIRDKEDSSWQLFTVQVQTEAIGEGSLEPPPQAQVEDGRSQAAVGAVPEGAWKDTAQLHKSEEAVSGRKRMLRYYLFQGQRYVWIETQQAFYQVSLLDHGRSCDDIHRSRHGLSLQDQTVRKAIYGPNVISVPVKSYPQLLVDEALNPYYGFQAFSIALWLADHYYWYALCIFLISAISICLSLYKTRKQSQTLRDMVKLSMRVCVCRPGGEEEWVDSSELVPGDCLVLPQEGGLMPCDAALVAGECMVNESSLTGESVPVLKTALPEGLGPYCAETHRRHTLFCGTLVLQARAYVGPHVLAVVTRTGFCTAKGGLVSSILHPRPINFKFYKHSMKFVAALSVLALLGTIYSIFILYRNRLPLNEIVIRALDLVTVVVPPALPAAMTVCTLYAQGRLRRQGIFCIHPLRINLGGKLQLVCFDKVLEEEPAADSAFGTQVLAVMRPPLWEPQLQGMEEPPVPVSVLCRFPFSSALQRMSVVVAWPGASQPEAYVKGSPELVAGLCNPETVPTDFAQMLQSYTAAGYRVVALASKSLPTVSSLEAAQQLTRDTVERELSLLGLLVMRNLLKPQTTPVIQALRRTRIRAVMVTGDNLQTAVTVARGCGMVAPQEHLIIVHATHPERGQPASLEFLPMESPTVVNGIKDPDQAASYTVEPDPRSRHLALSGPTFGIIMKHFPKLLPKVLVQGTVFARMAPEQKTELVCELQKLQYCVGMCGDGANDCGALKAADVGISLSQAEASVVSPFTSSMASIECVPMVIREGRCSLDTSFSVFKYMALYSLTQFISVLILYTINTNLGDLQFLAIDLVITTTVAVLMSRTGPALALGRVRPPGALLSVPVLSSLLLQVALVTGVQLGGYFLTLAQPWFVPLNRTVPAPDNLPNYENTVVFSLSSFQYLILAAAVSKGAPFRRPLYTNERARPVPPRLLAPPPAQADLQEAFQAAGTRAGRAALATAARRPPEVVQAYGHPRHWNSLPLSHQLDPSPATPPPPPPTSPRLAIVYTPPPRPPPPWGSVDCCPPPRTIPSRNGSPQLLSALLSV; encoded by the exons ATGAGCGCAG ACAGCAGCCCTCTCGTGGGCAGCACGCCCACCGGTTATGGGACCCTGACGATAGGGACATCAATAGATCCCCTCAGCTCCTCAGTTTCATCCGTG AGGCTCAGCGGCTACTGTGGCAGTCCATGGAGGGTCATCGGCTATCACGTCGTGGTCTGGATGATGGCTGGGATCCCTTTGCTGCTCTTCCGTTGGAAGCCCCTGTGGGGGGTGCGGCTGCGGCTCCGGCCCTGCAACCTGGCCCGCGCAGAAACACTCGTTATCGAAATAAGAGACAAAGAG GATAGTTCCTGGCAGCTCTTCACTGTCCAGGTGCAGACTGAGGCCATCGGTGAGGGCAG cctggAGCCGCCCCCACAGGCCCAGGTGGAGGATGGCCGGAGCCAGGCGGCAGTGGGGGCAGTACCAGAGGGTGCCTGGAAGGATACGGCCCAGCTCCACAAGAGCGAGGAGGCGGTGAGTGGACGG AAGCGGATGCTGCGGTATTACCTCTTCCAGGGCCAGCGCTATGTCTGGATCGAGACCCAGCAAGCCTTCTACCAGGTCAG CCTGCTGGACCACGGCCGCTCTTGTGACGACATCCACCGCTCCCGCcatggcctcagcctccaggaccAAACGGTGAG GAAGGCCATTTATGGCCCCAACGTGATCAGCGTACCGGTCAAGTCCTACCCCCAGCTGCTGGTGGACGAG gcaTTGAACCCGTACTATGGGTTCCAGGCCTTCAGCATCGCGCTGTGGCTGGCTGACCACTACTACTGGTACGCCCTGTGCATCTTCCTCATTTCCGCCATCTCCATCTGCCTGTCGCTGTACAAGACCAGAAAG CAAAGCCAGACTCTAAGGGACATGGTCAAGCTGTCCATGCGGGTGTGCGTGTGCCGGCCAGGGGGAG AGGAAGAGTGGGTGGACTCCAGTGAGCTAGTGCCCGGAGACTGCCTGGTGCTGCCCCAGGAGGGTGGGCTGATGCCTTGCGATGCGGCCCTGGTGGCCGGCGAGTGCATGGTGAATGAGAGCTCTCTGACAG GAGAGAGCGTTCCAGTGCTGAAGACGGCGCTGCCTGAGGGGCTGGGGCCCTACTGTGCAGAGACACACCGGCGGCACACGCTCTTCTGCGGGACCCTCGTCTTGCAGGCCCGGGCCTATGTGGGACCTCACGTCCTGGCAGTGGTGACCCGCACAG ggTTCTGCACGGCAAAAGGGGGCCTGGTGAGCTCCATCTTGCACCCCCGGCCCATCAACTTCAAGTTCTATAAACACAGCATGAAGTTTGTGGCTGCCCTCTCTGTCCTGG CTCTCCTCGGCACCATCTACAGCATCTTCATCCTCTACCGAAACCGG CTGCCTCTGAACGAGATTGTGATCCGGGCTCTGGACCTGGTGACCGTGGTGGTGCCGCCCGCCCTGCCTGCTGCCATGACCGTGTGCACGCTCTATGCCCAGGGCCGGCTGCGAAGACAGGGCATCTTTTGCATCCACCCACTGCGCATCAACCTGGGCGGCAAGCTGCAGCTGGTGTGTTTCGACAAG gTCCTGGAGGAGGAGCCGGCCGCAGACTCGGCATTTGGGACCCAGGTCTTGGCAGTGATGAGACCCCCACTTTGGGAGCCCCAGCTGCAGGGAATG GAGGAGCCCCCGGTGCCAGTCAGCGTCCTCTGCCGCTTCCCCTTCTCCTCGGCTCTGCAGCGCATGAGTGTGGTGGTGGCGTGGCCAGGGGCCTCTCAGCCCGAGGCCTACGTCAAAGGCTCCCCGGAGCTGGTGGCAGGGCTCTGCAACCCCGAGACAG TGCCCACCGACTTCGCCCAGATGCTGCAGAGCTACACAGCTGCTGGCTACCGCGTCGTGGCCCTGGCCAGCAAGTCACTgcccactgtgtccagcctagaGGCAGCCCAGCAACTGACAAG GGACACTGTGGAACGAGAGCTGAGCCTCCTGGGGCTGCTGGTCATGAGGAACCTACTGAAGCCGCAGACAACGCCAGTTATCCAGGCTCTGCGGAGGACCCGCATCCGTGCCGTCATGGTGACAG GGGACAACCTGCAGACAGCAGTTACTGTGGCCCGGGGCTGTGGCATGGTGGCCCCCCAGGAGCATCTGATCATCGTCCACGCCACCCACCCTGAGCGGGGTCAGCCTGCCTCTCTCGAGTTCCTGCCGATGGAGTCCCCCACAGTTGTGAATGGCATTAAG GATCCTGACCAGGCTGCAAGCTACACCGTGGAGCCAGACCCCCGATCCAGGCACCTGGCCCTCAGCGGGCCCACCTTTGGTATCATTATGAAGCACTTCCCCAAGCTGCTGCCCAAG GTCCTGGTCCAGGGCACTGTCTTCGCCCGCATGGCCCCTGAGCAGAAGACAGAGCTGGTGTGCGAGCTACAGAAGCTTCA GTACTGCGTGGGCATGTGCGGAGACGGCGCCAATGACTGTGGGGCCCTGAAGGCGGCCGATGTCGGCATCTCGCTGTCCCAGGCAGAAGCGTCAGTGGTCTCGCCTTTCACCTCGAGCATGGCCAGTATTGAGTGCGTGCCCATGGTCATCAG GGAGGGGCGCTGTTCCCTTGACACTTCATTCAGCGTCTTCAAGTACATGGCCCTGTACAGCCTGACCCAGTTCATCTCCGTCCTGATCCTCTACACG ATCAACACCAACCTGGGTGACCTGCAGTTCCTGGCCATTGACCTGGTCATCACTACCACAGTGGCAGTGCTCATGAGCCGCACGGGGCCAGCGCTGGCCCTGGGGCGGGTGCGGCCGCCGGGGGCGCTGCTCAGCGTGCCCGTGCTCAGCAGCCTGCTGCTGCAGGTGGCCCTGGTGACCGGCGTGCAGCTAGGGGGCTACTTCCTGACCCTGGCCCAGCCGTG GTTCGTGCCTCTGAACAGGACAGTGCCCGCACCAGACAACCTGCCCAACTATGAGAACACCGTGGTCTTCTCTCTGTCCAGCTTCCAGTACCTCATCCTGGCTGCAGCTGTGTCCAAGGGGGCGCCCTTCCGCCGGCCCCTCTACACCAATG AGCGTGCTAGACCAGTGCCTCCCCGCCTGCTTGCGCCGCCTCCGGCCCAAGCGGACCTCCAAGAAGCGTTTCAAGCAGCTGGAACGAGAGCTGGCCGAGCAGCCCTGGCCACTGCTGCCCGCCGGCCCCCTGAGGTAGTGCAGGCCTACGGGCACCCCAGACACTGGAACTCCCTGCCTCTGAGCCACCAACTGGACCCCTCTCCAGCGACACCACCGCCACCACCTCCCACATCCCCAAGGTTGGCGATTGTCTACACTCCTCCCCCGAGGCCACCCCCACCGTGGGGAAGCGTTGACTGCTGTCCCCCACCTCGGACCATCCCGAGTAGGAATGGCAGCCCCCAACTCCTCTCAGCGCTGCTGTCAGTGTAG